The following coding sequences are from one Macaca mulatta isolate MMU2019108-1 chromosome 7, T2T-MMU8v2.0, whole genome shotgun sequence window:
- the ADSS1 gene encoding adenylosuccinate synthetase isozyme 1 isoform X4: MSHCTHSLHAVLNVRFPMSGTQLLSHASVSHAGNGVVIHLPGLFEEAEKNEKKGLKDWEKRLIISDRAHLVFDFHQAVDGLQEVQRQAQEGKNIGTTKKGIGPTYSSKAARTGLRICDLLSDFDEFSSRFKNLAHQHQSMFPTLEIDIEGQLKRLKGFAERIRPMVRDGVYFMYEALHGPPKKILVEGANAALLDIDFGTYPFVTSSNCTVGGVCTGLGIPPQNIGDVYGVVKAYTTRVGIGAFPTEQINEIGDLLQTRGHEWGVTTGRKRRCGWLDLMILRYAHMVNGFTALALTKLDILDVLGEIKVGISYKLNGKRIPYFPANQEMLQKVEVEYETLPGWKADTTGARRWEDLPPQAQNYIRFVENHVGVAVKWVGVGKSRESMIQLF, from the exons atgagccactgtacccattCACTTCATGCTGTTCTTAATGTACGTTTTCCAATGTCTGGGACACAACTCTTGTCTCATGCCTCTGTCTCTCATGCAGGCAACGGGGTGGTCATCCACTTGCCGGGCTTGTTTGAGGAAgcagagaagaatgaaaagaaag GCCTGAAGGACTGGGAGAAGAGGCTCATCATCTCTGACAGAGCCCACCTTG TGTTCGATTTTCACCAGGCTGTCGACGGACTTCAGGAAGTGCAGCGCCAGGCACAAGAGGGGAAGAA TATAGGCACCACCAAGAAGGGAATCGGACCCACCTACTCTTCCAAAGCTGCCCGGACGGGCCTCCGCATCTGCGACCTCCTGTCAGATTTCGATGAGTTTTCCTCCAG ATTCAAGAACCTGGCCCACCAGCACCAGtcgatgttccccaccctggaaATAGACATTGAAGGCCAACTCAAAAGGCTCAAG GGCTTTGCTGAGCGGATCAGACCCATGGTCCGAGATGGTGTTTACTTTATGTATGAGGCACTCCACGGCCCCCCCAAGAAGATCCTGGTGGAGGGTGCCAACGCCGCCCTCCTCGACATTGACTTCG GGACCTACCCCTTTGTGACTTCATCCAACTGCACCGTGGGCGGCGTGTGCACGGGCCTGGGCATTCCCCCGCAGAACATAGGTGACGTGTATGGTGTGGTGAAGGCCTATACCACACGCGTGGGCATCGGGGCCTTCCCCACCGAACAGATCAAC GAGATTGGAGACCTGCTGCAGACCCGCGGCCACGAGTGGGGGGTGACCACAGGCAGGAAGAGGCGCTGTGGCTGGCTCGACCTGATGATTCTGAGATATGCTCACATGGTCAATGGATTCACTGC GCTGGCCCTGACGAAGCTGGACATCCTGGACGTACTGGGTGAGATTAAAGTCGGCATCTCGTACAAGCTGAACGGAAAGAGGATTCCCTATTTCCCAG CTAACCAGGAGATGCTTCAGAAGGTCGAAGTCGAATATGAAACGCTGCCTGGCTGGAAAGCAGACACCACAGGCGCCAGGAGGTGGGAGGACCTGCCCCCGCAGGC